The Saccopteryx leptura isolate mSacLep1 chromosome 2, mSacLep1_pri_phased_curated, whole genome shotgun sequence genome has a window encoding:
- the VPREB1 gene encoding immunoglobulin iota chain, which translates to MFWPPVLLALLAHFMGCGPQPVLNQPPSVSSSLGTTIRLACTLNSSYDVSIYSIFWYQQRPGHPPRFLLRYFSHSDKKQGPKVPPRFSGSKDLTENTGYLSISELQPEDEAMYYCSVGAQSMEREKMDPDSGEEESAASVSPAP; encoded by the exons ATGTTCTGGCCTCCTGTCCTGCTGGCGCTCCTTGCCCACTTCATGG GTTGTGGCCCTCAGCCAGTGCTGAATCAGCCACCTTCTGTGTCCTCATCCCTCGGAACCACAATTCGTCTGGCCTGCACCTTGAACAGCAGCTATGATGTCAGCATTTACAGCATCTTCTGGTACCAGCAGAGGCCTGGCCACCCTCCAAGATTCTTGCTGAGATATTTCTCCCATTCAGACAAGAAACAGGGCCCCAAGGTCCCCCCACGCTTTTCTGGATCTAAAGATCTGACTGAGAACACAGGGTACTTGAGCATCTCTGAGCTGCAGCCTGAGGATGAGGCTATGTATTACTGTTCCGTGGGGGCCCAGAGCATGGAGAGGGAGAAGATGGACCCGGACAGTGGGGAGGAGGAGTCTGCTGCTTCAGTGTCCCCAGCACCCTAG